The following are from one region of the Stenotrophomonas lactitubi genome:
- a CDS encoding ABC transporter ATP-binding protein: protein MYMLEMRSVAKVFRTEQVETHALRSLELQVKEGEFVAVTGPSGSGKTTFLNIAGLLETFTSGTYMLDGQDVSKLGDDARSRLRNQKIGFIFQGFNLIPDLNLFDNVDVPLRYRKMSAGERRERIEKALSQVGLGSRMKHYPNELSGGQQQRAAIARALAGSPRLLLADEPTGNLDTQMARGVMELLEEINAAGTTIVMVTHDPELAARAQRNVHIVDGQVTDLVREPVLATPRRIVAVNE from the coding sequence ATGTACATGCTCGAAATGCGTTCGGTCGCCAAGGTCTTCCGTACCGAACAGGTGGAAACCCACGCGCTGCGTTCACTGGAACTGCAGGTCAAGGAAGGCGAGTTCGTCGCCGTCACCGGTCCGTCCGGCTCCGGCAAGACCACTTTCCTCAACATCGCCGGCCTGCTGGAAACCTTCACCAGCGGCACCTACATGCTGGATGGCCAGGACGTCAGCAAGCTTGGCGATGATGCGCGCAGCCGCCTGCGCAACCAGAAGATCGGCTTCATCTTCCAGGGCTTCAACCTGATTCCGGACCTCAACCTGTTCGACAACGTGGACGTGCCGCTGCGCTACCGCAAGATGAGTGCCGGCGAGCGCCGCGAGCGCATCGAGAAGGCGCTGAGCCAGGTCGGCCTGGGCTCGCGCATGAAGCACTACCCGAACGAACTCTCCGGCGGCCAGCAGCAGCGCGCGGCGATTGCCCGTGCCCTGGCCGGCAGCCCGCGCCTGCTGCTGGCCGACGAACCGACCGGCAACCTGGACACGCAGATGGCGCGCGGGGTGATGGAGCTGCTGGAGGAGATCAACGCCGCCGGCACCACCATCGTGATGGTCACCCACGACCCGGAACTGGCCGCGCGCGCGCAGCGCAACGTGCATATCGTCGACGGCCAGGTCACCGACCTGGTGCGCGAGCCGGTGCTGGCCACCCCGCGTCGCATCGTCGCCGTCAACGAGTGA